The sequence CTAAAGATTTCCAATATAATGAAAAGATTAAGTATCTTAGGATAGTCTTAGTTGTTGGTTTTTTTTTGATGTTGGTAAAGTTTACCGCCTACTTCTTAACAAACTCAAATGCAATTCTGACAGATGCTTTAGAGACGATCATTAATATCTCTACCAGTATTTTTGCTTTGTACTCCATTTATCTTTCTGCAAAACCCAAAGACAAGGATCATCCCTATGGTCATGGGAAAATTGAATTCTTTTCGTCCGGTTTTGAAGGTTTTTTAATCACATTTACAGGCTTAGCTATGATAGCAAAAGCTATTTATTCATTTTTTCATCCTCATGAATTAGCTAATTTTGAAATTGGTATCTTAATTACTGCCGGAGCCGGAATGGTTAATTTTTTTATGGGTAGAATGTTGGTTAAACACGGGAAAAGACTCAATTCTATCGTGTTGATTGCAGATGGTAAACACTTACTTACAGATACTATTTCTAGTGTAGGCCTTGTTCTGGGTTTAATTATAATTTGGGCAACAGGTCTTTATTGGTTAGATAATGTTTTGACA comes from Chitinophagaceae bacterium and encodes:
- a CDS encoding cation transporter; this encodes MLVKFTAYFLTNSNAILTDALETIINISTSIFALYSIYLSAKPKDKDHPYGHGKIEFFSSGFEGFLITFTGLAMIAKAIYSFFHPHELANFEIGILITAGAGMVNFFMGRMLVKHGKRLNSIVLIADGKHLLTDTISSVGLVLGLIIIWATGLYWLDNVLTIILGILIMYTGFQLLRNAYGGLMDEADEEMLKNISNVLNENRKEKWIDIHNLRILRFGSKLHVDCHITMPYYDDLKTIHHEIDELESIVSGKISEDVELFVHAEPCSENSCPHCLIKDCPVRKHKFEKKIEWGSENLTQLNKHKL